gggaccagacgtggaggttccagaggtctgggcgcgggtgccagagcgtgccccatccctgagagaggaggtcctttctcagggaattcgccagggaggagctgtcgcgaggagcctgagttccgagaaccaagtccgagtgggccagtaggggccaccaacgtgacttgctcctcgtcctccctgaccttgcacagcaccggtgcaagaaggctcactggggaaatgcgtacttgcgcagccccgagggccagctgtgtgccagcgcgtctgtcccgaggggagcctctgttagggcgtaccagagcgggcagtgggaggtttcctgggcggcgaacaggtctacctgggccttgccaaaccgttcccaaatcagctggaccgactgggggtgaagcctccactccccgccgggcaggcgttgtcgtgatagcgcgtccgctaagacgttgagcttgccggggatgtgagtggcacgcagcaacttgagtcgctgctggctccataggaggagacggcgggcgagttgtgacgtgtggcgggagcgtacgccgccttggcgatttatgtacgccaccaccgtagtgctgtctgatctcacgaggacatgtttgtcccgaactaacgggaggaacttcctgagagcaagaaggacagtcagcaactccaggcaattgatgtgccaacgcagcggggcccctttccaatggcccgctgctgcgtgcccgctgtatatggcaccccacctggaccgggaggcgtcggttgtgaccagaacgcatcaggacacctgctgcaggggcactcctgcccgtaaaaagcagaggtctgtccagggtcggagtgttttgaggcaggcgggggtgatccttacccgatgcctgccgtggtgccatgcttgtctcgggactcgagtctggagccagtgctggagtggtctcatatgcatcaaccccagcggcgcgactgccgcggaggatgccgtatgccccaggaaactctggaaaagttttagagggaccactgtgcctggcttgagggaagcgaggcagtccagcaccgactgagcacgctcgctcgtgagacgtgctgtcattgagactgagtctaactccaacccgagaaaagagatgctctgaaccggagtgagcttgctcttttcccagttgacctgaagccccaaacggctgaggtgccggagcacctggtctctgcggatgccggctacttgtagcggggcaagggccgcctctgcgaccttcgtgaagacgcgaggggacagagacaggccgaaggggaggactttgtactgaaacgcctggccgtcgaacgcgaactgtaagaagggtcggtgtcgtggcagaattgaaacgtggaagtacgtgtccttcaggtctactgctgcgaaccaatctagatgctgaacgccagccagaatatttctctgcgtgagcactttgaacgggagttttaacaaggcccgattgaaaactcgccggtccaggattggtcgtaagccgccgcctttcttgggtacagtgaagtaagggctgtagaaacccttcctcatttcggttggagggacgggctctaccgcgcccttggctaagcggggtgggagccgggcaaactgaattgcgtaaccgagtcgaatggtccggtgcagccagcgtgatgcattggggagcgaaagccacgcttcccagctctgcgctaggggcaccaaagggacgagtattttggacgtacccagcggggcggaacaggtaatgcagcgtcgggcggcttcgttgcggcccgaggctgaggtgctgagaatagactcaaagcacttaccttgctccgcgcacccggcagggggcgggttcgtgactgaggaggaggtctgatgctggcgtcctctggactcatctgaaccggccggccgggggacagtcgtgggcaggcggaaggcgggatcgccgcgtccggtgtaccgggactgtcgtaatctgaaagcagattgccgtgagaacggcatttgtgggccaggtgacccagaggcaaaggaaatagctctgttaatgagaatgtgggtaccacagcccccgagCTAACAtgttcggctctgggtcggctgtctcaggaacgcttgggagccttccgggtcctggaggggttcgtgagacagggggtgtgcgccgcctgcggggtgctcgatgctggggctgagagctgggccggggttgaggcggagcaggagctggtttcttcgcagggggacgccctctgcgggcagacggggcagggcccgtagcggcaggtctgcggcgggacatcatgtgagagatggcctccgtctgcttctccaccgtggagaactgttgggcgaagtcctcgacggtgtcgccgaaaaggccaatctgggaggcaggtgcgtccattaagcggttcttatcagcctcacgcatctcgaccagattgagccaaagatgccgttcctggaccactagggtggccatcgcctgtccgagtgcctgcgctgtggccttcatcgctctcaAGGCGAGGTCGGTccctgagcgcagttcctgcagcacatcaggatcaggtccacccccgtgcatgttgagtgctttggcctggtggacttgcaggagggccatcgcatgcagggcggaggcagcgcgtccagccgcactgtaggccttcgcgttgagcgaggatgttgtcctacagggcttggatgggagtacggggcggccccgccaggcggtagggctaccggggcatagatggtacgcaactgccctatcgacctggggaatcgccccgtatccgtggcgctctccgccgtcgagggtggtgagagtggagcgggtggcacctagacgagtggagagcggggctctccatgtagacgtcagctcatcatgcacctccgggaagaaaggaaccggggggatgcgaggccgcgaacggcgcaccgcccccaggaaccaatcatccaaccgtgaaggctgtggggaggatggagggttccaatccaaccccacgctcatggcggcccgggcaagcatgtcggacatctgagcgtcggcctcagcctgggcctgctggcccgaaggcggcagtccaggggagtcctcggcatcagacgccgcactctccgatgcagcggcgagctcatctgcttcggacttgggaggatagacagccaggccgtgaggcgagctgctatcgccgcgagcatagACGGAAACcatcgagcgtgtcggggaacgggaggttcgtggggggttacccggcgaaactgcacccgcttcCGCCCGCAAATCGCCCCCCAGCGCCAActgcaccgtcctcaatcccgtgggaagaaggagcaatgtggggtgcagctggggtggcttgctttctgttgaaagcaagccgcgaccgcaacgtggtcatggtcatgttctcgcagtgagaacatgaaccatccacaaacaccgcctcggtgtgatcgcggcccaaacacacgagacagcgcctgtggccgtctgaagcggaaagcactctaccgcatccaggaacgacacaggggcggaaaggcatcttgaaaaagacgcgtccttaaaaggacgttcaacgccgctgtgtttgctcttttagagaaattactcttttaatagaaatttactcttttaatacacagtgtgtgtgtgtgtgtgtctgcgctgtcgaagcgctcaggggcaacaatgcacgccgtgcaatgtgaaggagaaagccgctgttgtgcgccgtcaagatccaacagcatgcagatcgtcagaggaaacaggaacgtttatagtggtgtgtaactcgcagcaaactgcagacagaccatcggctccgaagaaattttctgaatgaactcccgtatttgcgccgcttaaatacccgtatgtccgggggcgggacatgcaaatactggctgccaactctcattggccttttttcatagatcagaggtggatatcggcgctcaagagagacccctagtgtcgcttcttcgacacaacgtggagagagcgacagaaggggaaatatatatatatataaatttgttttatatttgataaagtatttgtcttaatttCCACAAATTGGGGCATTACATTTGTGGAATGTCTGCCTTTGTTCTACTACAGTTGCCATCAAGCATTGTTCCAATTCATTTAGTATGCATTTGCTCCCATTGCCTGAAACTGTGTCATAACACAAAGGTTTCGATTGGCATTCATGTAGACTTGAATTTGGGACACTAAACAAGGggtatatttttattgaaaaaaaaaagcctagTTATTTTATGTGACTGGAATGCTGGGTGAAATGTACACATTATTGGATTTGTGCATGTAGAATCAGCTAAATATGATCAATGCATTTACTGTAATTAAAAGATGACTTGAAAGATTATTTGTTAAAATACCGAATATCAAAAGAAGAGGCTCTGTCTGTCTGGAGCACAAAGCAAGAGCAAGCTATAGTATTTGAGACAAAAGAGGTAATAATGTATACCATTTAGATGTGCAGTTTAACACATATCCAATGAAAACTAAAGAAATCATTAATGACCAATGAACATTTATTTGATTCATGCATGATACCATAAATATTGGAACTTGCAGTGTTGCCGTTGACactaaaaaataagaaatgttctTCTACGCAAAGTACAGTACAGGACAAGGGGCCTCAAGAATAGTTGTTGCTTCTTAGAAATAACTTTTACCTCTTAGTAGAGCTGGAAATAACTTCTACTGATACAAACTCTGCTGACTTGACAGGTCAAAGCAAGAGCAATGTCACAGATTTTTACATAGAGATTGCTATGCTTTTGGAAATCAATTATAATACTTCAAACACACAAAATAGATCTTAATATGTCACATTCACCAGGATTGTACTCAATGCAATGTAGAAAGGGGTGTAATAGAGCTGTTTAGCCATGATGTCAATTTTTTCATGTCTAATTCttcatgggttccctctggatacTCCtatgggtttataacagatttttttaacttaagtttaaaataaggtctgtggaaaTCATTACTTGTCAATAAGTGGACGTTTTGTTCTCCAacttaaattacacacagtaataCCTCACAAGTAAATTTTGAAGCAGCTGTGTTTTTAAAGTATGTATTTAAATATGGATTCAAAATTAacttttgaggtatgactgtaatttatgttgtagaacaaaacgtccatgcGTTGTCAAGTAAAGTTTACCACAGTCcttattttaaaattaagttcAAAAAGTTCactattataaaaacccataggaaaatatAGAGGGAACCCATCGCAAAttttctttttggatgaaaagctGAACAGCTCTTTAGGATTCAGGACAGAGATGTGGAATGGGAGAGAAGCATGAACACACACCGGTCCTGTGAACTGCAGTCGACTGGAGGACAAAAAGAAAGGGGCCTCTCGCATTAAATAATGCTGACGCAAAGTGACATGTTCTGAGGCGTTCTGTGACACCACTGCCCCTCTCTCACTGGCTCAACTCAAGCTTAGTCTTTGACCTGGCTAGATCAGAGGGTAGCTCTGTTGCAGTCTACCGCTCAAAAACCTCAGAATAACAAAAGAGAGACTATTGCAGGCACGTGTGAGTGCAGAATGCAAGCAGCAGTGCCTCTGGCTAAAAGTGAACGGTCACAGAGCATCGAATTTAGAAATAATGCAAATGAGTCCTGTTGCACGTGATCTAGTCAACCTAGTCAAGTCTACCTAGATTTACCTAGTCTAGTCAGGCATTTAAATAAAGTGCTCCAGTTAGACAATTAAATGGAtcgttcacccaataatgaaaataattttataatttactaaccttcatgttgttctaatTCCATGTGACTATTttcctcagtggaacacaaaagaattaggcagaatgttagcctctgtcaaCATTAACtttaatggaaaacatttttttaatgaaagtgaatggtggctaaggCTAACACTACTTAATACCTTCTTGTTTTTTATGGAAGGAATACAGGGTGatgaaatgacagaattttcatttttaggtgattgATCCGTTTAACATTCCTCCTACTGCAGACAAGAgcaagtcattgttgtgttttagAAAGAGGTGCGCTTCAAGAGGAATGTCACTTGTTCTGCACTTGCACTCTGAAGTGACGCCTTGTGACATTTGCTCAGCAGCTGAAGGAATATCAGAGGCATTTTCGTTGTGGAGATTGCCTTATCTTTGATGAACACTACTACTATTTTTAGTCTTGCTGTAACAAGAAAGAAACACCAAGCCGTTTCTTCCATCAGAGAAATATTCTCTACCAGTTTGTGTAAAGGGACTTTGGGAAAATGTTGCATAACTGAATATTTCTCCTTAGTTTAATGAAAATCAGAAAGTACATGATGGTTACATATGGCGATACAAAATGAACAATATGTACAACCAATGTAATGACTGTGCAGTTCCCAGAGGTACCTCTCAGCAGGACTttcattatttgatgttttcacTTAAGATCAAAAACGGATGAAAACAGATGAGTATGAGGTCAGAACATGAGGTCATTACTGTCCTTAGAAGAGCAGTGAAAATTCCAAAGTCACTTATTATTTTACCGAACATTAGCAAATTAAtattcaattaacatttttgtagtGTCAGTAATCTTTTGTGCTTATGCAAAAGAGGCCTGGTTGAATCCTCCTGACTTGCAATGCCCAGAAAGATCAAACTGGCAgacataaatgaataaataggtttaaataaataaacgagGCTCCTGACCATTGAGGTAATCTGTTTTGGCAGCTTCAGTCTGTGAGTAAGAGCTGTCCACAGCTGTAAAAACACCACCAAGACTGACCTCATGCCTAATACCTTTACACTTTCGTTGATGCTGTTATTTTCTTGAGAGTTGAGAGGTCAGCTAAGACACTTTCCCTGGTGCAGGGGGGCTGTCCTATGTGGAGATTATTTGTAGAAGAGCTGCTTGGGGTTTAACACAGCCATGTCAATTACCGAGGCGACTGGTTTTACTAGGAGCCTTATCTCAGTGGAAACTCATCTTTACATGGGATTTAACGTTTCCCCTGGGAAATGTATGCTCATTTGGAATTCCAGTTTAAAATGAAGTGCTGCCATCAGAGAAAAGTACATAAGTATGCTAGAATTAGgattatccacctttttcctaaaAACGGTGTTTGACGTTTCATAATGGACGCCTGTTTTCATTTTCCAGTCttcagtgttttcactcgcatcagTGTATGTTTTCAGTGGAAAATTTTATGTTTAGGgtgttacatttgtaaaaattgtgcAGTTCCATAGTTCTGATACTTGAGACAGACATGGTGGTCattttttgacagtgcctcactcATCAAAATTTAAGGAGTGGGTGGATGACATAAAGCTATGAACCGAGGTTAGTTATGTTGAGATCATTAACCACTTCgaattgttatgacagccaacaactgctcAAATTGTGCTTAAACAAATTTTTACTTCACCTAACACTTaaaaaatggttgttgttcttcaTCTGTAACATTCATATTGGTAGTTACTAATGGAGACCAGAACCAGTCATCATGACGTCGCCCAGTGGttagtcaggaaaactgtggataggcTTGGCAGGCATTAATATTTTTGCTTAGAGTGAAGTGACTGGTATTTCACTTGAGCACATGTGCTTGCCCTCTTGACTTAGTTTAAACATTCCTGCATTTATTCTGAGACTAATTAATAGCCCATAGCTGTGCTCATGTGCTATGCACAGTGCACACACTCAGTATCTCAGTAACATGCACAGTTATAATAAAGCTACAGTGGGATTTTGCATAGTTAACCTTTAATCTTCATCTGTCTTTCCAAGTTTACATGACACAATGCGTAATCTAATATTTCAAGGAAGGGCAAAAAATATGTCATGTTAAAGACACTACCAGTGTTACCATGCTTTCAGAGTATGTATGCATAACGTCAAGGCCAATTGTGGTCCGATTTACTTGTAAACATGCTGTACGAAGAGTTACAATTGCATTATCCAATATGTAAGTTAGACTTTGCAAATATCAGACTGACAATTGTGTATGATTTCAGCTGGACtaaaccatttacatttacatttatgcatttggcagatgcttttatccaaggcgacttacagtgcacttattacagggacaattcccccagagcaaactggagttaagttccttgctcaaggacacaatggtggtggccatggggatcgaaccagtgatcttctgattaacagttatgtgctttagcccactacgccaccaccactccatttacatgacatttaaaaagtcaaattattgttttagtccgacttataatcaaacatttaaaatgcatgtaattGCTGACTTGTTTAAACAAAAACAGACGCCAAAACACCCATAAACCAGCAAGGGAATTGCAAACATCCCTTGTTATTTCTCAATGGTTGAGAAATTCAACATTTGAGTCTATACTACAGAAATAAGTACCCTCAAGAATCTACACAAGTGTTTCTACTGGCTCTAAGGATGTAGTATGATATATACACTCCTTAGCAACGTCACACTGTGGATATTGCAGTACAGTTATCCACGTGTCAGTGGAGGAGAAATTGTGCCTCTTACGCATCATGAATTGTTCAAGGCTACAAACATGCAGATCCTTCTAAAGCTGCAGTGTGAGAGAAACTCTCTCCTGTGATATTACTTTTAGAGTTAATATGTATACCAGTTGGACAAAATCAACATACAGGACACATCCAATCAAAATCCAGTGAAATAGACCAGGCTGTGTGGCATGAATGGCTTtgtgggcttttttttttctcagccaCTGAACAGCCTCCCGGCCTCCCCTCCTGCTCCCAGCAAAATATATCAAAGCTGCAGtttaaaaataacaaagaaaattatCCACTTCATGCATTGCTGAATGAATTGAATGTGTTGAATGCTCTCTGACAGGCCACATTGGAGCAGAACACTTGATGTCTCAGCTTTTCTGCACACCATTCCCTCTGCTGATTACCAATCATGATGCAGGGTATGGTGGCTTTAAACTTTGCACTGTAGAGTCCATCGAAATATCCCCATGATTCTGGCTGTATTATTCACTTCTCTGTGGTGTAATGTTTCCAAATAGACTATCATGCTGAGTTAAGTGCTGATGCCAGGATTGGAAAATGGCCTCCTCTTTGAGGGCATCTTGAAAAGGTGTATCCAGCCAATTTTGGTGACCTTTCTCACTGTCCTATACCATAATACCACTTCCACATTTTGTTGGATTTATTCCCAATTTTCCAAGGTTCATTTTATCATCTTTGCAGTTTCAAAGGCATGCGAATGCAGATGTTGATATGACAATTAGGCTAAGTCAGGGAAAGCTCTCTCTCTATTGTATTATTCAGTTCTGTAATGCCCAGGATTTTACCAGGGCATTACACTAAGATTATTGAAGAGAACTAACAGTTAGCCTCTAAAGGAAAAAGTGGAAGATTAAAGCTTGGCTCGGATTGTCATATCTCATCCAGCTGCTCTGCCCAAACAGGAAGAGAGGCCAGGATATGTAGGTCATAGAGCACCTGCCTTGTTTGTGGGCTCAATTATCCCACAAATGGCAACAGAGCAAAGAAACTTTACCCAGCAGGACAGACCCTCCATAACAAGATGAGGTGTACGCTCACTTCCTGTCCAGTCCAAGTTTTGGAGGCAAACGTTACTGACACAGGCTACTTGATATTGTTGTGCACAGCCCCTAAAGCATTCTCCTGGGACTGTGGTTTATTTTATGGAGATATCAGAGGGCAGGATGTGGCACAGCCTGCATCCTCTCATTATGTCCACATCAGTCTTAGAATTGTTGTCAGCACCTTTTCCTGAAACCTGTGGCCTCTGGATTAAAAACTATTTGTGGACCTTCATTAAGTCATGTTTACATCTGGCTGACTGTGAAAGGAAATTATAAAGAAGACACCATCAGAAGAATGTACATCacataagttttttttatttctttttttacattttactgtttGTTTACATACATGTCATATTGACTATCACAGAATAAACAAGAGCGTTTTAGCTTGTTGTATTTTCgtagctatatttaaaaatgatgccagtgaattttaAGAAGTTATTTTCACACTTTCATTGAGGTCCTCATTTCAATCACTGTGGAGCATCTTTGAAACAAAATACAAAGTTCCAAATGCATGGAAATGGGTTATTAAACAAAAAGTTGTTATTGAAGAACATTGCTATGAATTACCATTATCTTATACATATCCTCCTCACATTTTGTTTTCAGGCTCTTGCTACCTCAAGAGCTGATGTGGTTTCTCTGTCAGATTTGCAGCCATCTCTGTTGTTCTGTTGTATTGCTAGCCTTGTTCTGCGTTAGATGGATGAATTCTCAAGAGCCTTGGCCCAAAATACAATCATCAAAGATTCATAAAAATTATCCTTAGCAATCAAGTGTGCCATTAAAATTTCAGTGCCCTGAATATATGCCCTTTCGGAAACAGTTTTTTTAAACTACGTTTTAGATTTTTGTATGGAAGATACAAAATTGCTCAAAATTATCATACACTTTAAGAGCAAAGACAGACATTCAGACGGTGTACTGCAAGTTGTGAATTGTGTATAAATGGTGGTCAATTGCTTCACCATTAGACTGCAACTCTCAAACGCAGCTTATCCATGGTGGACAGAGgtgctaaaatgttttaaaccaACTATTCTCTTTATGATTGACATTGCAATTGAGTTTTCATAGTAGTCAGTGATCTCAGGCCAGAGAGTTAACCTGTAACCTAATATATTGAAGTggcagagaagttgttgagaagatTTTTTGAATTTTTCATGTTCTCAGTGATCTCAAGTCTATATGGAGACTTTTCTTCCTCTGAGAATGTACAGAGTGAACATTTtcctgatgttggttaaaatgaTGAGACACTATAAATtctaaaaatagcatgtaattcAAAGTTGACCTTTTGATTTAGCATGTTTATTAGTGAATGCAAACTGAACTTAGCTAGCCTATCTGATGGCCCTATTCAGTATCATTGCTGCACTGGCCTTCACCTTAAAGCAGTCAGCTGTTATTCATAACAGGACGGAGACTACTTGTCAGACTACACAATTATATGTGGTGTgttgcttttacatcaatgatgTTTGTTGTGAGAGTGAAACTAAAAATGGATGGTAACATATCCGTTCACAGCTCACTGGGATGTGAAGAATGTGTGCTGTCAGGGCGAGGGGCTGGCCAGTGGGGTTGACTGTTAATTGAATTTTAGGAATTTCTGGAAGAGTTCAGTTGTACAAATATCACGAGTGACACTGGTCATAACACCCTCAAAATGTTGGTGAGTAATGATGGTGATAATTCAATAGAAAAAGTCATCCCTGATGTTTATCTCTctttcttgtcattgcagtctacATCAGCACATTGGCAGTAATCCTGAAGACGACGAATTCAAAACCATGGGTCAATGAGTTTGAATGTAAGATTCTAATACTAAAATTAACATGAAATCTAAATAAAGTTATTCATTTTAGAaataattgtttctttttttttaatcagtgcaTGTCACTCTTTGAAaagtttaatcaaaatgtaataactttcacCTGAAACAACTTTCTTTTTCGGCTTCGAGCACTTACTTTTCAACCAATTCCCAATAGACAAAATCAagtcacatgtaaaaaaaaattataattcctgTTGAAACATGTTTCACATAGTATATTACCAAAGTAAAATCTGTTTTAAATGCCTATTGAGGTTTACTGTAAGCTGTAAATTGGTACTGCAAATCTCTGAAACAATCTCTATTTTTTTGTCGCTTCATCCAGCAATCGAGCTGTCTTGCACGATTGAGTCTATCTCCACTGCTAATCCAAGAATAGAATGGAAGAAGATCAAGAATGGAGAGCCCAGTTATGTATATTTCGAGAAAGAAATAGCAGGTAATCTCAATTATACACTCATCCGAACAATGCGTCATCAGCCAACACATTCCATCTGTATTTAGGAGGTATTAGGACTTAACTATAATACAATTAAGGGATTAGGAGGAATATCAATATTTCTGTATATGGTTTGCATGTTATGATCCACTTTTTTTTCTTTGGGAGTAGCTTTCAGTCCAGCTATTTCAACCAgcagtgtgttttgtttgtttgtatgttttttccaTTTTCTAAAGGCGACTTGGAGAAGAGAGCGAAAATTCGAGAACCAGCAACTTTGGTCATTCCCAATGCAACACGATCTGACACTGCTGATTACCGTTGTGAAGTCACTGCCCCCAATGATCAAAAATCTTTTGATGAGATTCTCATATCTCTTGTTGTAAGAGGTGAGTGGTACCACTCAAATAATTGTTAAACAATATCAGGTTATTCTACTTTCATAACGTTTTGGTCAGTATTTCAATGTAGACCACTTTGTCCTTTAGTAGTTCAAATGGGAAGACAGCCATATAGTGTTATGGGACATTTGTGTTCATATTTTTAATATGCTATATATGTCGCTTTATAGGTGAGGTACTTCAGAATTTGttaggattttatttatttttttctgaaataccATTATTAGTACTTAACCAACTGCGGCATTGTAAGATGAGAAGGAGCGAGCCAACACACATCCTTGGCACACGTTTGAGGATGCTTTCAGTCCAGGCTCAGCTAGGCGTGTCTAGTCTATATGAGGAAAGCTCTGAAACTACATCTGAGTTTAATCAGGGATCTAAAAGGGGATGGAGCAGTATGTTCAGATGGCCAGGATGCTTGCAGTCAGGAACTGAAAGAGTTACTTTAGTGCATGTCGATGAGGATGCTACAGTAGGATCTTTGTTATCTTGTGGAAAATCTCTATGTCTGTGTAAGCATGTTAAGATGAGTTCTCTTGTGTGACATGTAGTGAAGCCCGTAGTGCCCAGATGCTCCGTACCCAACTCAGTCCCAGTACGCAAATCAGCAGAGCTGCATTGTGTGGAGGATGAGGGCTATCCCAAGTCTCAGTACCAGTGGTTCCGCAACAAGGAGGAAATCCCAGAAGACCCCAAGAGTAGCCCTAAGTTCTTCAACTCCAGTTACACCCTGAATGGAGAAATGGGCACACTGGTGAGTGGGGATGTACGGATGCAGAATAAGAGGTGTGGGGGCACGGCGATGGGGTAGGCGTAGGGATATTTTAGGGAGCCAGTTGATGTGCGATTGGCTCAGTCATGAGGGGAATCTGCTGCCCTCATTTGCACATTCCAGAGTGCCATTCTCCGCCATTTGTACTCAGTGCCCTCGTCAACCTTCACACAACTTTTTAAAGTTTGACCTGCTGGCATGTCACTTTGGTATAGTCTCTTCTCCCTAAAGAGACTATTTCTAAAGGGCTGACTGACTTAATATGTGTCCTTTAAGACTTGCCATT
The Xyrauchen texanus isolate HMW12.3.18 chromosome 34, RBS_HiC_50CHRs, whole genome shotgun sequence DNA segment above includes these coding regions:
- the jam3b gene encoding junctional adhesion molecule 3B; this translates as MYSHTEHFIDSKMALTPLACVLLLLSMQFYISTLAVILKTTNSKPWVNEFESIELSCTIESISTANPRIEWKKIKNGEPSYVYFEKEIAGDLEKRAKIREPATLVIPNATRSDTADYRCEVTAPNDQKSFDEILISLVVRVKPVVPRCSVPNSVPVRKSAELHCVEDEGYPKSQYQWFRNKEEIPEDPKSSPKFFNSSYTLNGEMGTLKFSAVRKEDAGEYYCRARNEAGFSECGPQMMEVYDINIAGIILGVLVVVVVLLCITLGIFCAYKRGYFTSQKQTGNNYKAPAKGDGVDYVRTEDEGDFRHKSSFVI